From a region of the Phaeodactylum tricornutum CCAP 1055/1 chromosome 4, whole genome shotgun sequence genome:
- a CDS encoding predicted protein: protein MKTAFPLTLAIAIGSATAFAPSQKAFVASSTSLAAENTRKEFLTQAALLTGGFLFSPSQAMAAKYGSFGAGSPEVLDPTTAEIDTDILASSAVQGALKKVEGYRSIVKDMQKALESDGQANLRPIIIKNLDFAKIRDTMNTLNTAFEEDTQRGTDRLIRVILQDITELEQANLQKDGIPRSPRRLENLQGKLVKLDLAFEDYLAFAK from the exons ATGAAGACAGCTTTTCCTCTCACCCTCGCTATCGCTATCGGATCGGCTACTGCATTCGCTCCTTCTCAGAAAGCTTTTGTAGCTT CGTCGACGAGCCTTGCTGCTGAAAATACGCGGAAAGAGTTCCTCACACAGGCGGCACTTTTGACGGGAGGGTTCCTTTTCTCCCCCAGCCAAGCCATGGCCGCCAAATACGGAAGTTTCGGTGCCGGATCTCCGGAAGTCTTGGACCCGACCACGGCCGAGATAGACACCGATATTCTGGCCTCTTCAGCCGTGCAGGGCGCTTTGAAAAAGGTGGAAGGATACCGCTCAATTGTTAAGGATATGCAAAAGGCGTTGGAAAGCGACGGCCAGGCGAACCTACGTCCGATTATCATAAAAAATCTTGATTTTGCGAAAATTCGCGATACCATGAACACTCTGAACACTGCCTTTGAAGAGGACACCCAGCGAGGGACCGACCGACTAATTCGTGTCATCTTGCAGGATATAACCGAGTTGGAACAGGCCAACTTACAAAAGGATGGTATCCCTCGCAGTCCCCGTCGACTTGAAAACTTGCAGGGAAAGCTTGTCAAATTGGATCTAGCCTTTGAAGACTACCTTGCCTTTGCCAAGTGA